Below is a genomic region from Vibrio nitrifigilis.
ATTCACTATTGTTTCGCCATGCATTACGCATGTCGATAGCGCTAACGCTTGGTTATATTATTTTACAAATCCTGGGGTTAGAACGTGGCTATTGGATTTTGCTGACGACACTTTTTGTCTGCCAGCCAAACTACGCAGCGACACGACAAAAAATCACCTCGCGCATTATTGGAACCCTCGCTGGTTTATTGATTGGCGTAATGCTACTCACGCTTTTCCCTTCACAAGAAAGTCAGTTAGCCTTTATTGTCATTTCAGGGGTGATGTTCTTTGCCTTTAGGCTCAATAACTATGGTTTTGCTACTGGCTTTATTACCGTGTTGGTTCTGTTCTGCTTTAATCAGTTAGGCCAAGGCTTCGCCGTTGTACTACCAAGATTAGCCGATACATTGATCGGCTGTGCTCTGGCTGTTGGTGCTGTGGCTTACATTCTCCCGGATTGGCATGCCAAACGGTTACATAAAGTCATGGCAGATGCGATCGTCGCCAATAAGGAATATTTAGACCAGATCATTGCTCAATACCGTATTGGGAAAAAAGACAGCCTCAGTTACCGTATCGCAAGACGTAATGCACATAATCAAGATGCGGCATTAGCTGCTGCAGTCAATAATATGTTGGCCGAACCTGGCAAATATCGCTCTGCCACCGATGAGAGCTTTCGCTTTGTCACGCTCAATCACGCAATGCTAAGCTATACTTCAGCGCTTGGAGCGCATCGTACTCGTATTGATTCCAACGTACACAAATTGGTACTCGATTCACACCGAGTGATTCATCAGCACTTGGATGTACTATATCAACAGTTATTTACTCATTGTGAACAATGCGATACGTCCAATATCGAAGACGCAGGAATTGAACAGAAATTAGCAGAATGGCATGAAGACAGTGAAGGCAATGCTCACTTAGTGCTGCAGCAATTACATTTGATCTATCGAATGCTACCAGAATTACACTCTTTGGCTGACAAATTTGCCGTACGAGTCGGTTAAGCACTTTGAAAGGCGTCTAATTCATCGCAAGTAGGCGCCAACTCCTTTCCAGCATAACATACCAACCCGAAGCTCTTTTTGATAATAAACTCAATCATATAGAGACATAATCTTGAAAATTTCAGAGTGTTTCACTTTTAAGATTTATCGATACTTACCATCAATTAGCGCTTTTCTTACATTGTACGGACATTTTTTAAGCAACTTTTTATAGTATGATAACTCTAAATAGTTAGAACATAGACTTTGGTTTGAAGAGTTAGACACGGATACATTCAAATATAATATATTGATTATATTAACTAATTAACTAAATCCTTGGCTTCACTACTCAAACATCAGAGTCATAATTTTAGTGGCTCCCACATTCTACAGGGAATGGTGAGAAAGTATTAACCTGTTAGCTTATTCAATGTAAGTGTAGTCCATGACAAAGCTAAACACAGAAAAGTTGCGAAAAATGGCCAGTTCAGAATACTCGCCCACATTACAGAGCCCAATGGTGTTGTTTGGAGGCAAGCGAATGTCGAGCGCACAATTTGAAACGATGAAAGAGCAGTTAAAAATGCTGACTCCTCAACAATTACGTTCACTACAAGGAGAGATTAACCAATCTCTTGAAACAACTGCGAAAGATATTCTCAGTGATGAAGAACGTAATATGTTATCGAGTTTATTCTCCTAATTTTTGTGAGATAAATAGTCGTCTAACTTGATTAAAAAACGTACAAGAATTAAGCTTAGAACAAATAGAGGTGATGTGTATGACAGTTTCATCCGTTAGTACAGGTAACAATGGTTATGCCATCCTACAAAAATCGAGAGAGATGGCAGACTCTGCTGCCAAAGATCTGCAACAAGCTCAAGCATTAGAGCAACAAGATGCTTTGAAGTTTAATAAAGCGAGTGAAGCTCGCAAAGAAGCAGATGCACAAGAGCGTTCTCGTGAGAGACACCATCCCGATACTGTTGATTCCTTGACTAAACTGAATCAAGCACAACAATATAACCGCGCAGGCGTTTCCGTTATTCAGCGTGAACGCGATATGCTCGGAAGCATGCTTGACTTGAGAGTCTAGCAAGACAAGTTCGGATAAAGCTCAGCTCACTCTGCTGGGCTTTATTTTTTTACACTAATGTCTAGGTTTTCACCACGCTGAGTAAAATGCTCTTATCTCGGATAAAATACACCCACCAAACGTCGACAGATCCTATTCAGTTGTTATTCTTTCCTTTATCAGTACAATGCGTGCAAACCATAACGACGACGAATCAATGACTCAATTTTCTATCTTGAAATCTGGCTCAAGCGATGAGCAAATTTCATCAGAGCAAACTCCTGTCCCCTCTCAACCCACGCTTTCTTACCCACCACAATTCAATGGTAACGTTGCGAGTGGCAAGCTAACAGAATCATTGGTTGAAAAACGTTGGGATACGCTCAGACTGGAGGACTCTCGCCAAGCGCTCTATGATGATTGGACAAAAACGTCAATGTTTGAGTACGCACAGAATATTGAACATTTTGTCGGTACGGTTAAATTGCCTGTTGGTATTGCAGGCCCGTTAAGCATTCACGGATTGCACGCAAACGGCGATTTTCGTATTCCCCTCGCAACGACAGAAGCCGCTTTAGTCGCGTCTTATCACCGTGGTAGCCAGTTGATTACCTCTGCTGGCGGTGCCACAGCAATGCTAGTGAGCGAAGGTGTGAGTCGTACACCCGGATTTGCATTTCACTCCTTGAGTGAAGCAGGACAATTCGTCGCTTGGATTACAACCCAATATGATCGGTGCAAATCCATCGCCCAAAGTACCACTCGTTTTGGACAATTACACGACATCAACGTACAAATCGAAGGTAATCACGTTTACTTAGTATTTGATTACGTTACCGGTGACGCTAGCGGACAGAATATGGTGACCATTGCCACCAATGCCATTATGCAGTTCATTTTGGAGCATTCGCCTATCGAACCACGACACGCCTTTCTTGATGCCAATCTATCAGGTGATAAAAAACCCAATGCTCATACTTTACGAAGCGTGCGCGGTAAAAAAGTCAGTGCCGAAGTCCATATATCACCCCGTTTAGTTAAGAAATACCTTCATACCGACGTTGAAAAGATGATTCAGTTTGGCCAGATGACGACCACTGGTGGCTTACTTAGCGGATCTATTGGTATTAATGCCCATTACGCTAACGCGTTAGCTGCGCTTTATATCGCTTGCGGTCAAGATCCGGCTTGTGTTGCTGAATCTGCAGTTGGTATGACTCGTTTTGAACAAGCAGATAATGGCGACCTTTGTGCCAGTGTCACCTTGCCCAATATCATGGTAGGTACGGTTGGCGGTGGTACTCAATTGCCCACCCAAAAAGCCTGCTTAGATATATTGGGGTTAAATGGAACTGGCCATGCAAGAGCTTTGGCAGAAGTCGTGGCGAGTGTTTGCCTAGCAGGAGAACTTTCGATTGCCGGTGCCTTTTGCGCTGGCCATTTTGCCAGAGCGCATAAAAAACTTGCTCGTGGAAAATAGACCAACCAAAAACAACAAAACCGCATTATATGCGGTTTTTTATTAGCTGATAGTTTATTGAATATCTTTCAACGGGTTACAGCGACATCTTGCTGAGTGATACTCACCCCTTTAATTTGAGCGTAAACAGCCTGACCGACACTTAACTGCAAATCATCTAACGCCCATTCCGTGATGGTTGCCCATAAAAAGCAGTCAGGAGCTAACTCTAATTTGATGTCTACATGGCGCGTCCCTTCAGGTTGCATCCGATGTTCAATTTGTTGAATCGTCGCGGGCAAAATATTACGAATCGACGTTTGCTCTGGTTTTTCCGTTACAATCGAGACATCATTGGCGCGGATCTGCAACCGTATCGCGGTTCCTGACTCACCTTGAACTTGTTGTACCCATAATGGAACATTTGGAGCCAAACGCAGCTCAGTGAGCGTATAATTCTCATGTTGACGATGAATCTCTCCGGCAAATAAAGTGCTGTGCTCACTCATATCGTGCCAAGGGCGCATCGTTTCAGAACTCCAAACTGCTTCCACGTTCCCTGCATTGACGACCTTCCCATTCTCTATCAGCACTAGATAATCCGCTAAACGCAAAATTTCATCGAGACTATGCGTTACATATAAAATCGGAATATTTACCGTATCAGCCAGCTGTTCTAAAAATGGCATGACTTCACGTTTACGTGGTAAATCTAACGAAGCCAACGGTTCATCCATCAGCAGTATATCGGGTTGAGATAGCAGTGCTCGGCCAATCGCAACACGCTGTTTTTCTCCGCCAGATAACGAATTAGGGTAACGGTCAAGTAATGGTTTAATCGCCAATAGTTCAACAATAGATTCAAAATACTTAGGATCTTGATGTTTCACCCCATAATTGAGATTGCTTTTTACGGTGTAATGCGGAAACAAGCGTGATTCCTGAAACACATATCCGACTCTGCGCTGTTCAATTGGCAAGTTCACTCGACGGCTGGTACTAAATAACCAGCGGTCTTTGACTTGAATCTCTCCACTGTCTGGACCGACTAATCCACTGATGACATTAATCAGTGATGTTTTCCCTGCACCAGAGCGACCAAAAATAGCGCTAATGCCTCTATTCGGTAATTGAATATCGATGTCAAAAACCGTATCACCTAACTGCTTATGAAATTGGATATTGAGTTCACTCATCGGTTTACCCCCAACCGTTTTTTCATACGGCGACTTACCCATTCAGAGATAAACAAAGAGACCAGAGCGATCACTATTGATACCACACATAAGCGCGCAGCATCCATTTCAGCACCAGGTGTTTCCAAAAAGTTATACATCGCGAGTGGAATCGTTTGGGTTTCACCGGGAATATTCGAAACGAAGCTAATTGTCGCACCAAACTCACCTAAACTACGCGCAAAAGAGAGCATGACGCCTGTAATAATACCGGGAATAGTTAATGGTAACGTAATAGTAAAAAAGACTTTTAATGGCGATGCACCAAGCGTTCTTGCTGCTTGTTCTAACTTGGTATCCACGTTTTCAATACTCAAACGAATTGAACGCACCATGAGCGGCAGCGCAATCACTGAACACGCTAATACAGCGCCACGCCAACTGAAACTAAACGTAACGCCGAACCAAGATTCAAACCAATGACCAATAAAACCCTGCTTACCCATACTGATCAGTAACAAGTAACCGACGACTACCGGTGGCAAAACCATCGGCAGGTGAATGATACTATCGAGTAAACCTTTGCCAAAAAACTCTTTGCGAGCCAATAACCATCCTAGAATTAAACCACAAGGAAGTAACCACAATACGGTAAAGCCTGCCACACGCAGGCTTAACAGTAACGCAGTCATCTCGTAGTCGCTGAGAAAACCTAGGTTATTTAGCAGCAAATTTCGCATTTCCTAAGTGAGTATTAAAACCGTATTGATCTAACACTTTTTTACCCGCATCGGATTGTACAAATTTAGCAAAATCAGCCGCGTCTGCACTGTCACTGATTTGAACTAAAGGGTAATGGATTGCTGTATGCAATTTAGGATCAAACGTACTGATGATTTTCACTTTTTTGGTAAGGACAGCATCCGTTTTATACACCATCCCTAAATCAGCTTCTCCACGTTCAACTAATGCAAGAGCAAGGCGAACGTTGTTAGCCTGAGCCAGTTTAGGTTCAACGGTTTTCCATACACCAAGATGCTCTAGCGCTTCTTTAGAGTACATGCCTACAGGTACAGAACCGGTATTACCTACTGCCATACGCGTTTCTGATAATAGGTGTTTCCACTCACCTTTATTTTTAACATCAAAGGCTTTGATATGTTCTTTAACTGGTTCAATCAATACCAGTTGGTTACCCGCTACCAAGTTCACATGGTCTAGTTTGACAATGTCTTTTTTAATGAGGTAACGAACCCATTTTTCATTTGCTGATAAGTAAATATCAGCAGGCGCACCGTGTTCAATTTGGCGAGCTAATGAAGAAGAACTGGCAAATACAGGTACAACATCGACGTTAGGGTGCGTTTTTTCATAATCTGCCGCAAGGTCATTTACCGCATTAGTCATTGAAGAAGCCGCGTAAACATGAAGTTGATCTTTAGCAAAAGTGGGCGCAGCTACCAGTGCAGCACTGATTAAAAATACGAGTTTTTTCATGAGATATCCGTTAAATTTGGCTAAATGAAGTCAAGACTCAGATGTGTTTTTACACAATCTGTAATCCGATCAATCGCATACTTTCGCGCTGCGAGATGATCATGCCGTCGGATCGAACAGGCTCCTACCCACAAAGAAATCAGTTGGGTAGATACTATGGAGTCGAAGATACCGTGTAAGTAAGTACCAAGTACTTGATTACATTCGTCTATTACACCATCTTTTTGTGACTTTTCAAGCGTAATTAATGATTGCAAATTCGAACCTTTCGCCGTTTTAGTATTCCTAACATGAATTTCATAGCCCTGAACTATGGCTTATTTTCCAGCTAAATTCATTATACCTAGCGAATATTTCAGTACTTTTTATGTGGTTAATGCGATTTCTATAGGTAATAGTCCTAGCTATTGACGACTCTCTTTTTCGTTTTACTCCCTCGTGGATCAAAAATTTAATATCCAAAAACTTGCTCCCCCTCACAAATTTAGGCTACTTCTTCGCCAAATATGAGATGTATTTCAATCTCTTTATCCCATCTTCGCTCGGGCAAATAAGACGGCTCATCTCATATAGGTTTATGAAGCTATAAAATCGCTCACATCCGCATGAGAGAGCCGTTCACTAAAACTCGACAAGCTGCTGCCACTAAAACACTTTTGCCAATATCAGATTTTCTACCCTGCACTATTTCGTTTTTTATTTGAGAGACGCACATTTCATTTCTATGCATTAAAACAATCCGGAGGGTTATTACTACAGTTATTGACAAAAATATTCTCAATAATCTTATTTTTTATTGAGTTATTTGGCATCCATCATTGATTTTGTCCTATAAACCACAGGAAAATGAACTAGATTTGATAGAGGCTATGCAAAACGCAAGTCTTTGTATTTTGTATCTACTTAATTAACACGTAAGCAGCAACATTATCGCATTTTTATTATTGAGAATAAGATTGGCCTGACTTCTGCATAATAAAATGGAGAACACACTTGATAGTGACTCTTATTGTTAATGGTTTTGTGGATGAGGGGAATTATGCAATCAGGACGAATGCCCATTATGTTTAAAAAATTAAAGCTAGTTAGTCTATTCGGTATTGCCTGTGCACTTCCGACCGTCGCGTCGGCCAACAATTTTGATTATAACTTTTTGGAAGTTCGCACGACCGTCGGACCTCAATCTTCTGGAGTGGAATTTAGTACTTACTACACTGATAATTCGCATTTTATAGTACGTGGTGATTCCAAATTTAGTAAGGACTGGGATCTAGCCGCGGGGATGGGTTTTAACGGCCCATTTGGTAATTTCGCGGATATCTTTGGTGAAGCGATGCTTCACCAGATACGCGAAGATGATGAAGATGGCGGTGATGATACGACAGAAGTGGAAATCAGCGTTGGAACCCGGATTTGGATTTCAGACCAGTTTGAAGGTAGTGTAAGACTGGGCCGACTGGGAACAAGTACCGTATTTATTACTGGTTTACGTTTCCACTCAACAGATCAACTCTCCGTTGCTTTAGAAAGCCGTAATGCTGGGATTTGGGGGCCACAAATAGCAATTAGTGTTCGTTTCGGCTTTTAAACAATCTTATTGCTAACAAAAATGCCTCAGTTCAAATCTGAGGCATTTTTATCTCATGAATACATCAGTCTATCTTCAACGAAGTGCCTTGTCTGAAAACACATACATTCGCTCTAAAACAGGATCATGAGGTTATTTGGCCATATTATGTTGCTGTTTAAAGTGCGTAAGTGCTTTATGTAAGCTTGCTTCTTTAATTGGCTTAACTAAAACATAAGAAGCACCGGCATTCATAAATGCATCTCGAGTGCTTTCCATCCCATCCGCAGTACAAGCGTAAACCGGGACATCTAATTTCAATTCCTGCTTAATCTTAATCGTCGCATCAATACCACCTAAATATGGCAATTGGTTATCCATTAAAATTAAATCGTAGTGATTGGTTTGTACTTTTTCTATCGCCTGTAATCCATCGGTTACCCAATCAACATTCAAGCCATATTTCTTACAAAAAGCGCGCGCTATAAACGCATTGGTATGGTTATCTTCCACCAACAACACCGTTAACGTTTCATCAAAAAGGCTATATTGCACATCAGCACTAATATTGGGTGACACACTCGCTTGATTAGCTAATACCTCAAGTGGTATTTCAAAGGTAAATTGAGTCCCCTGCCCGGGCTGGGAATGGACATCGATTGTTCCCCCCAGCATATCAACCAAGCTTTTTACAATCGCCAGACCTAATCCACTACCGCCATATTCTCGTGTTGTGGTCGATTCTGCCTGCATAAAGGGGTCGAAGATAATACGTAAGTCTGCCTCACGAATGCCGATCCCCGTATCGGTTACCACCACTTTGATCCGTGAAGTCGAAGAATTTTTAACCAACTCTAATTCAACGCCTATTTCACCATGGTGGGTAAATTTAATTGCGTTATTCAATAAGTTAAATAGAATCTGATTGATCCTGACTTGATCGCCATACACCATAACCGATTCATTAAAGTTTGATTGAACGTTAAGATTTAACCCCTTCTCATTACACAGTGGCTGGTAAATACGTGTTAATGCCCCTGTCATTTCAGATAAACGGAATTCATTTTTTTGAATTCTGAATTTCCCCTGCTCCAAGCGTGAGAAATCAAGAATATCGTTAAGTACAGCCAGTAAATGTTCGCCACTGGTACAAAGTACATTAACTTGCTCGATTTGCTCCTGATCGGTCACAGTTCTCTTTAAGAGCTGTGATACCCCCAATATACCGTTAAGGGGAGTGCGTAACTCATGGCTCATTTTTGCGAGAAAATCGGCCCTCAAACGAGCCGACTCTTCTGCTTCTTTACGAGCAATTCGGCTCTGTTTTTCAGCCTCAGTAATACTGGTAACATCATGACCTTGGGCTATGATCGATTCGATCTTATCATCGACTTCGATAGGTGAAAGGTTCCAACGGAACATCTTTCCTCCCAGTTCCGTATTAACGGATTTGATGACAAAACCTTTCGCAGCCTCAAAAATGTTCGGCAATAACTGTTGTTCCAATTGTGAAAACAGCAACGTTTCATCATCATACTGGCGAATAAACTGCTTACGCGCCGATGGATTCATTTTAATCAACTGCCCATCAGGCCACCAAAGTATGGTAGGTGAAGCCGTGAAGTTAAACAGGTCTTCAAACTGTTTCTCTTGCTCTGCCAAGCGCATAAAGGTGTGTTCGAGAGTGCGCCCAAAATGGTCGAATTCGTAAATAGTGGAGCCAGGAAAAGGATTTTTACTCCCTTTATCAGCGACTTGATGGGTATAGGTCATTAAGCCATCAATTTCAGACTCAATGCGCCGTTGCAACCACCAGCGAGTAATACCTGCAACAATCACCATCGCGACGAGCGCGAAAATCATCCAGAAATAGTAGTTATCACGTAATCTCAGCGCATTCTGGTTATTTTGTACAGAATAAACGGTCAAATACGTCGGGACACCTTCCACTTCTAAAGGCGCACGAGTCACCATATTTCGGTTATAAAGTGTATCGCTTAAGCCCGATTTAATGACATCGGCTTCACGATAGGGTTCATTACCATTTAAAGTCGAAGTAATGACCTTTTTACCAACCGTCAGCACCAAGTTTTGGGAATTACTGCCATCACGCATCGTCTCAACTAACGCATAGTTGTTGTTTAACACAATACCTACATACAGAAAGCCAGCAACTTCACCGGTTTTTTGATTAATTAGAGGTGAGCGTCGTACTAAGAGATAGGTTTTATCTAACTGTGATGGCGAAGAGAGTAGATGCCAGTTACTATTAAACGCTACTTTGCGAATGATATTGTCTAACTGCTTTTTCTCCATACCATAGAATTGAGC
It encodes:
- a CDS encoding hydroxymethylglutaryl-CoA reductase, coding for MTQFSILKSGSSDEQISSEQTPVPSQPTLSYPPQFNGNVASGKLTESLVEKRWDTLRLEDSRQALYDDWTKTSMFEYAQNIEHFVGTVKLPVGIAGPLSIHGLHANGDFRIPLATTEAALVASYHRGSQLITSAGGATAMLVSEGVSRTPGFAFHSLSEAGQFVAWITTQYDRCKSIAQSTTRFGQLHDINVQIEGNHVYLVFDYVTGDASGQNMVTIATNAIMQFILEHSPIEPRHAFLDANLSGDKKPNAHTLRSVRGKKVSAEVHISPRLVKKYLHTDVEKMIQFGQMTTTGGLLSGSIGINAHYANALAALYIACGQDPACVAESAVGMTRFEQADNGDLCASVTLPNIMVGTVGGGTQLPTQKACLDILGLNGTGHARALAEVVASVCLAGELSIAGAFCAGHFARAHKKLARGK
- the modC gene encoding molybdenum ABC transporter ATP-binding protein ModC, whose amino-acid sequence is MSELNIQFHKQLGDTVFDIDIQLPNRGISAIFGRSGAGKTSLINVISGLVGPDSGEIQVKDRWLFSTSRRVNLPIEQRRVGYVFQESRLFPHYTVKSNLNYGVKHQDPKYFESIVELLAIKPLLDRYPNSLSGGEKQRVAIGRALLSQPDILLMDEPLASLDLPRKREVMPFLEQLADTVNIPILYVTHSLDEILRLADYLVLIENGKVVNAGNVEAVWSSETMRPWHDMSEHSTLFAGEIHRQHENYTLTELRLAPNVPLWVQQVQGESGTAIRLQIRANDVSIVTEKPEQTSIRNILPATIQQIEHRMQPEGTRHVDIKLELAPDCFLWATITEWALDDLQLSVGQAVYAQIKGVSITQQDVAVTR
- the luxQ gene encoding quorum-sensing autoinducer 2 sensor kinase/phosphatase LuxQ, giving the protein MSIRTGMVRPKKRIANFISYAIVVVLGALTLSVLFQSYQISSRLMSQEVKRTSGQTANLIQSLFNFRLASVQIHQDSSAQSQSLIEALESKNPVNIDQYFVSVDQLELSNTPDIRFITTMQGLAWDDGNAQFYGMEKKQLDNIIRKVAFNSNWHLLSSPSQLDKTYLLVRRSPLINQKTGEVAGFLYVGIVLNNNYALVETMRDGSNSQNLVLTVGKKVITSTLNGNEPYREADVIKSGLSDTLYNRNMVTRAPLEVEGVPTYLTVYSVQNNQNALRLRDNYYFWMIFALVAMVIVAGITRWWLQRRIESEIDGLMTYTHQVADKGSKNPFPGSTIYEFDHFGRTLEHTFMRLAEQEKQFEDLFNFTASPTILWWPDGQLIKMNPSARKQFIRQYDDETLLFSQLEQQLLPNIFEAAKGFVIKSVNTELGGKMFRWNLSPIEVDDKIESIIAQGHDVTSITEAEKQSRIARKEAEESARLRADFLAKMSHELRTPLNGILGVSQLLKRTVTDQEQIEQVNVLCTSGEHLLAVLNDILDFSRLEQGKFRIQKNEFRLSEMTGALTRIYQPLCNEKGLNLNVQSNFNESVMVYGDQVRINQILFNLLNNAIKFTHHGEIGVELELVKNSSTSRIKVVVTDTGIGIREADLRIIFDPFMQAESTTTREYGGSGLGLAIVKSLVDMLGGTIDVHSQPGQGTQFTFEIPLEVLANQASVSPNISADVQYSLFDETLTVLLVEDNHTNAFIARAFCKKYGLNVDWVTDGLQAIEKVQTNHYDLILMDNQLPYLGGIDATIKIKQELKLDVPVYACTADGMESTRDAFMNAGASYVLVKPIKEASLHKALTHFKQQHNMAK
- the modB gene encoding molybdate ABC transporter permease subunit, which gives rise to MTALLLSLRVAGFTVLWLLPCGLILGWLLARKEFFGKGLLDSIIHLPMVLPPVVVGYLLLISMGKQGFIGHWFESWFGVTFSFSWRGAVLACSVIALPLMVRSIRLSIENVDTKLEQAARTLGASPLKVFFTITLPLTIPGIITGVMLSFARSLGEFGATISFVSNIPGETQTIPLAMYNFLETPGAEMDAARLCVVSIVIALVSLFISEWVSRRMKKRLGVNR
- the modA gene encoding molybdate ABC transporter substrate-binding protein; translation: MKKLVFLISAALVAAPTFAKDQLHVYAASSMTNAVNDLAADYEKTHPNVDVVPVFASSSSLARQIEHGAPADIYLSANEKWVRYLIKKDIVKLDHVNLVAGNQLVLIEPVKEHIKAFDVKNKGEWKHLLSETRMAVGNTGSVPVGMYSKEALEHLGVWKTVEPKLAQANNVRLALALVERGEADLGMVYKTDAVLTKKVKIISTFDPKLHTAIHYPLVQISDSADAADFAKFVQSDAGKKVLDQYGFNTHLGNAKFAAK